One window from the genome of Micromonospora aurantiaca ATCC 27029 encodes:
- a CDS encoding SAM-dependent methyltransferase: MTSDAPGTAPESGRIDTTVAHPARRYNYWLGGKDNFQADRDSGDAMAARFPTIRISALENRRFLRRAVRHLAGEAGIRQFLDIGTGIPTADNTHEVAQSTDPRARVVYVDNDPIVLAHARALLTSSPEGATAYLDADLRDPERILAHPDLRRTLDLSQPVALMLLAVLHFVPDGEDPYAIVGRLLDALPAGSYLAASHATHDYLPEELAAEAKAAARGGGPHGVINLRSREEVVRFFDGLELVEPGVCSVAEWRADGEPEPRPSVVDVSMYGGVARKP; the protein is encoded by the coding sequence TTGACCAGCGACGCACCAGGTACGGCACCCGAGTCGGGCCGGATCGACACCACCGTGGCGCATCCCGCCCGCCGGTACAACTACTGGCTCGGCGGCAAGGACAACTTCCAGGCCGACCGCGACTCCGGCGACGCGATGGCCGCCCGGTTCCCGACCATCCGGATCAGCGCGCTGGAGAACCGGCGGTTCCTGCGTCGTGCGGTGCGGCACCTGGCCGGCGAGGCGGGCATCCGGCAGTTCCTGGACATCGGCACCGGCATCCCCACCGCCGACAACACGCACGAGGTGGCGCAGTCGACCGACCCGCGCGCCCGGGTGGTCTACGTCGACAACGACCCGATCGTGCTGGCCCACGCCCGCGCGCTGCTCACCAGCTCGCCCGAGGGCGCCACCGCCTACCTCGACGCGGACCTGCGTGACCCGGAGCGCATCCTCGCCCACCCCGACCTGCGCCGCACGCTGGATCTCTCCCAGCCGGTGGCGTTGATGCTGCTGGCGGTGCTGCACTTCGTGCCCGACGGTGAAGATCCGTACGCGATCGTCGGCCGCCTGCTGGACGCGTTGCCCGCCGGCAGTTACCTGGCCGCCTCGCACGCCACCCACGACTACCTGCCGGAGGAGCTGGCCGCCGAGGCGAAGGCGGCAGCCCGCGGCGGCGGTCCGCACGGCGTGATCAACCTGCGCAGCCGGGAGGAGGTCGTGCGCTTCTTCGACGGCCTGGAGCTGGTCGAGCCGGGCGTCTGCTCGGTCGCCGAGTGGCGCGCCGACGGCGAGCCCGAGCCGCGCCCGTCGGTGGTCGACGTCAGCATGTACGGCGGGGTCGCCCGCAAGCCCTGA
- a CDS encoding serine/threonine-protein kinase, with protein sequence MSPFTPALRLHDRYVLRERIGLGGMSEVWRADDEVLHRPVAVKALAGQLAADPQLRAVIQREARAAARLTHPHVTQVYDYGEATLDGGVVVPYLVMELVEGQTLADRLAGGPLAWPDAVRTAGQVAGALAAAHRIGVVHRDIKPANVMLTETGAKVLDFGIAAPAGPHPVTGQTGALLMGTPAYFAPERLDPGPANPAGDVYALGVLLYRSLTGQAPLPVRSWDDVLDVRRNRPPVPPLRVPGLPPEIADLVLACLAADPERRPTAARLADRLGAGRPVDPPTAILPTVAPVAHPPTLVERSPAAASRPVPPARPVAPPRPAVSSNRLLGLLVAGAVVLLLAVVGSLVWGDGSGTPPAAAPTAGPSTRAAEPPAPEPSSAAPTSAAAEPVTLRQLGDRFGELLDRAEAIGLIDRKTADDLRKKAAELDRGKPKDRDKRVEDLREKIEDAAEDDKIDPVTAAALRKLIDGYERLRGGAADEG encoded by the coding sequence ATGTCGCCTTTCACGCCCGCCCTGCGCCTGCACGACCGATATGTCCTGCGCGAACGCATCGGCCTCGGCGGGATGTCCGAGGTGTGGCGCGCCGACGACGAGGTGCTGCACCGGCCCGTCGCGGTCAAGGCCCTCGCCGGGCAGCTCGCCGCCGATCCGCAACTGCGGGCGGTCATCCAGCGCGAGGCCCGCGCGGCGGCGCGGCTCACCCACCCGCACGTGACCCAGGTGTACGACTACGGCGAGGCGACGCTGGACGGCGGCGTCGTGGTCCCGTACCTGGTGATGGAGCTGGTGGAGGGCCAGACGCTCGCCGACCGGCTGGCCGGCGGGCCGCTGGCCTGGCCGGACGCGGTCCGCACGGCCGGGCAGGTCGCCGGGGCGCTGGCCGCGGCGCACCGGATCGGCGTGGTGCACCGCGACATCAAGCCGGCCAACGTGATGCTCACCGAGACCGGCGCGAAGGTGCTTGACTTCGGCATCGCCGCGCCCGCCGGCCCGCACCCGGTCACCGGGCAGACCGGCGCGCTGCTGATGGGCACTCCCGCCTACTTCGCCCCGGAACGGCTCGACCCCGGCCCGGCGAACCCGGCCGGCGACGTGTACGCGCTCGGCGTGCTGCTGTACCGCAGCCTCACCGGTCAGGCGCCGCTGCCGGTGCGCAGCTGGGACGACGTGCTGGACGTGCGGCGCAACCGGCCGCCGGTCCCGCCGCTGCGGGTGCCCGGCCTGCCGCCGGAGATCGCCGACCTGGTCCTGGCCTGCCTGGCGGCGGACCCGGAGCGGCGGCCCACCGCGGCCCGGCTCGCCGACCGGCTCGGCGCGGGCCGCCCGGTGGACCCGCCGACCGCGATCCTGCCCACAGTGGCGCCGGTGGCGCACCCGCCCACCCTCGTCGAGCGGTCCCCGGCCGCCGCGTCCCGCCCGGTCCCGCCGGCACGTCCCGTCGCGCCGCCGCGCCCGGCGGTCTCGTCGAACCGGCTGCTCGGGCTGCTCGTCGCCGGTGCCGTGGTGCTGCTGCTCGCGGTGGTCGGCTCGCTGGTGTGGGGCGACGGCTCCGGCACGCCGCCGGCCGCCGCGCCCACCGCCGGCCCGTCGACGCGTGCCGCCGAACCGCCCGCCCCGGAGCCCAGCAGTGCCGCGCCGACGTCGGCGGCAGCCGAGCCGGTGACGCTGCGTCAGCTCGGCGACCGGTTCGGTGAGCTGCTCGACCGGGCCGAGGCGATCGGGCTGATCGACCGCAAGACGGCCGACGACCTGCGGAAGAAGGCCGCCGAGCTGGACCGGGGCAAGCCGAAGGACCGCGACAAGCGGGTCGAGGACCTGCGGGAGAAGATCGAGGACGCGGCCGAGGACGACAAGATCGATCCGGTCACCGCCGCCGCGCTGCGCAAGCTGATCGACGGCTACGAACGGCTGCGCGGCGGCGCCGCCGACGAAGGCTGA
- a CDS encoding alpha/beta hydrolase family protein: MQPSPVRRRLLAVGAALALTLGLTGAAPAAATGRDDGSGPLPGYTIVNPPLPPLVVGGAATTVRQGVHANAGYVIEIPARWNGELVMWAHGYRGQGTELSPEPPGFDLRQRLVAQGYAWASSSYDRNGYDVRSGVRGTRALADLFSRTVRRPHRVLIAGVSMGGHVIGRSLEQYPGYYAGALPMCGVLGDQELFDFFLDYNLVAQALAGVRAYPTPPDYLTSAVPRIQVTLGLAGLTPGGADTTNALGKQLRAVTVDRSGGPRPGADAAFAVWKDFLFGIAVGEADGSPARRPGQLATNLFTRYTPNQPVNLNATVQRVAPENLRQRLAPGLTEVPRIAGRPTAPVLSLHGLGDLFVPFSMEQAYARDVARHGRSRLLVQRAVRTAQHCEFSPAEAGAAWDDLVRWVRTDKRPAGDAVTDRRAVAAPDFGCRFSDHAARAAGAGTRPLYPPC; the protein is encoded by the coding sequence ATGCAGCCCTCACCCGTCCGTCGCCGGCTGCTCGCCGTCGGCGCGGCCCTCGCGCTGACGCTCGGCCTCACCGGCGCGGCCCCCGCCGCCGCCACCGGCCGCGACGACGGCAGCGGCCCGCTGCCCGGCTACACCATCGTCAACCCGCCGCTGCCGCCGCTCGTGGTCGGCGGGGCCGCCACCACCGTGCGGCAGGGCGTGCACGCCAACGCCGGGTACGTCATCGAGATCCCGGCGCGCTGGAACGGCGAGCTGGTGATGTGGGCGCACGGCTACCGCGGCCAGGGCACCGAGCTGTCGCCGGAGCCGCCCGGCTTCGACCTGCGGCAGCGCCTGGTGGCGCAGGGGTACGCGTGGGCGTCGTCGTCGTACGACCGCAACGGCTACGACGTGCGCTCCGGCGTTCGCGGCACCCGCGCCCTGGCCGACCTGTTCAGCCGTACCGTCCGGCGCCCGCACCGGGTACTGATCGCCGGCGTCTCGATGGGCGGTCACGTCATCGGCCGGTCGCTGGAGCAGTACCCGGGCTACTACGCCGGGGCGCTGCCGATGTGCGGGGTGCTCGGCGACCAGGAGCTGTTCGACTTCTTCCTGGACTACAACCTGGTCGCGCAGGCGCTGGCCGGGGTGCGCGCGTACCCGACGCCGCCCGACTACCTGACCTCGGCGGTGCCCCGGATCCAGGTCACGCTCGGCCTCGCCGGGCTGACCCCGGGCGGCGCGGACACCACCAATGCGCTGGGCAAGCAGCTGCGCGCGGTCACCGTGGACCGTTCCGGCGGGCCGCGGCCGGGCGCCGACGCCGCGTTCGCGGTGTGGAAGGACTTCCTGTTCGGCATCGCCGTCGGCGAGGCGGACGGCTCCCCCGCCCGGCGGCCCGGCCAGCTCGCCACGAACCTGTTCACCAGGTACACGCCGAACCAGCCGGTGAACCTCAACGCCACGGTGCAGCGGGTCGCGCCGGAGAACCTGCGCCAGCGGCTCGCGCCCGGCCTGACCGAGGTGCCCCGGATCGCCGGGCGGCCCACCGCGCCGGTGCTGAGCCTGCACGGGCTCGGCGACCTGTTCGTGCCGTTCAGTATGGAGCAGGCGTACGCCCGGGACGTGGCCCGGCACGGCCGGTCCCGGCTGCTCGTGCAGCGGGCGGTGCGCACCGCGCAGCACTGCGAGTTCAGCCCGGCCGAGGCCGGCGCCGCCTGGGACGACCTGGTCCGCTGGGTCCGCACCGACAAGCGGCCGGCCGGTGACGCGGTCACCGACCGGCGTGCGGTGGCGGCACCGGACTTCGGCTGCCGGTTCAGCGACCACGCCGCCCGGGCCGCCGGCGCCGGCACCCGCCCGCTCTACCCGCCGTGCTGA
- a CDS encoding carbon-nitrogen hydrolase family protein, whose translation MRTPLRIAVAQPLTRSHDVEGNAARHADAVRAAGARVVVFPEMSLTGYELTAAPLDPADPRLAPLRAACAETGTLALAGAPVPGPHIGVLVIDAEGVRVAYRKMFLGGAEPRHMRPGREPAVLDVDGWRLGLAVCKDTGTPEHAAATVALGADAYLAGVLESADDAAVPDERARRVAAEHAVWVATASFAGSTGGGYARAAGGSGIWSPAGEPVVRAGTGVGEVVTGTLR comes from the coding sequence ATGCGTACGCCGTTGCGGATCGCCGTCGCCCAGCCGCTGACCCGCTCCCACGACGTCGAGGGCAACGCCGCCCGGCACGCCGACGCGGTACGCGCCGCCGGGGCGCGCGTGGTGGTCTTCCCGGAGATGTCGCTGACCGGGTACGAGCTGACCGCCGCGCCGCTGGACCCGGCCGACCCGAGGCTCGCGCCTCTGCGGGCGGCCTGCGCCGAGACCGGCACGCTGGCGCTGGCCGGGGCGCCGGTGCCCGGCCCGCACATCGGGGTGCTCGTGATCGACGCGGAGGGCGTGCGGGTCGCGTACCGGAAGATGTTCCTGGGTGGCGCGGAGCCGCGGCACATGCGACCGGGCCGGGAGCCGGCGGTGCTCGATGTGGACGGCTGGCGGCTGGGGCTGGCGGTGTGCAAGGACACCGGCACGCCGGAGCACGCGGCGGCCACTGTGGCGCTCGGCGCGGACGCCTACCTGGCCGGGGTGCTCGAGTCGGCCGACGACGCGGCCGTGCCGGACGAACGCGCCCGCCGCGTCGCCGCCGAGCACGCCGTGTGGGTGGCGACGGCCAGTTTCGCCGGCTCGACCGGAGGCGGGTACGCGCGCGCCGCGGGTGGTTCCGGGATCTGGTCACCGGCGGGTGAGCCGGTGGTCCGCGCCGGCACGGGCGTCGGCGAGGTGGTCACCGGGACGCTGCGCTGA
- a CDS encoding DedA family protein yields the protein MIGNAQLLAVPRASTARAAEPSGDGVAGWVTGLMERLGGPGAGLAVALENLFPPIPSEVILPLAGFTASQGRMSLAGAIFWTTLGSIVGALALYYIGAALGRDRMRALAARLPLIKLEDVDRTEAWFLRHGVKAVFFGRMIPIFRSLISIPAGVERMPVPVFLLYTALGSLIWNTTFVLAGYLLGEQWHVVEAYAGTFQKVVIVAVVAGVCWFVVSRVRRSRRTAGDVPQEAEAPPEPQPTPQGTVYRGGWYSRAED from the coding sequence ATGATCGGAAACGCACAGCTGCTCGCCGTCCCCCGGGCGAGCACCGCGCGGGCCGCGGAACCGTCCGGCGACGGAGTAGCCGGCTGGGTCACCGGCCTGATGGAACGGCTCGGTGGGCCGGGCGCCGGCCTCGCGGTGGCCCTGGAGAACCTGTTCCCGCCCATCCCCAGCGAGGTGATCCTGCCGCTGGCCGGCTTCACCGCGAGCCAGGGCCGGATGAGCCTGGCCGGCGCCATCTTCTGGACCACGCTCGGGTCGATCGTGGGCGCGCTGGCGCTGTACTACATCGGCGCGGCCCTCGGGCGGGACCGGATGCGCGCCCTGGCCGCGCGGCTGCCGCTGATCAAGCTGGAGGACGTGGACCGCACCGAGGCGTGGTTCCTGCGCCACGGCGTCAAGGCGGTGTTCTTCGGCCGGATGATTCCGATCTTCCGCAGTCTCATCTCCATCCCGGCCGGAGTGGAACGGATGCCGGTTCCGGTATTCCTGCTCTACACCGCGCTGGGCAGCCTGATCTGGAACACCACGTTCGTGCTCGCCGGTTACCTGCTCGGCGAGCAGTGGCACGTGGTCGAGGCGTACGCGGGCACGTTCCAGAAGGTCGTCATCGTGGCCGTGGTGGCCGGTGTCTGCTGGTTCGTGGTCAGCCGCGTCCGCCGCTCCCGCCGCACCGCCGGGGACGTGCCGCAGGAGGCGGAGGCGCCGCCGGAGCCGCAGCCGACCCCGCAGGGCACCGTCTACCGGGGCGGCTGGTACTCCCGGGCGGAGGACTGA